Within the Mucilaginibacter sp. CSA2-8R genome, the region ATGGTTTTGTACCCCAATTTAATTAGCGGAACAAAATTATCAGTACAAAAAACAATATTACATTGAGCCAACCAGGCTTTAATGGGCAGCGATACCTGCTTCCAAAATTGATAATTGATATGCTCAAGCCATTTCAATAATTTGTTAGTGCCTGAGTAAGCGGGTAAGGTTGAATCAATAAAGCGGAAATCAACATCAGTTGATGCTACTGCTTTAAATGCTTTGCAAAGTTCTTCTAAATAAGTTTTAGTCCCCGTTTTGGCTACCCGTAAGTCGCGTATATCTACACCTATAATTAATCGCTTAGCCATAATTGGTTTTAAATTGCCCGGCTTTTAATTACCCGCGCAGGCACACCCGCTACTACCATATTTGCCGGTACAGACTTTGTAACCACGCTGCCGGCAGCAATAACACAACCATCACCTATTTCAACACCGGCTAATACTGTAGCGCCGGCACCAATCCAGCAACCATTACCAATAATAACGGGCTGTCGGGTAACACCCTGGTTTTTTATAGGTATACCGGGTTGGTCAAAGTTATGATTCTCAGAAAACAGCTGAACATTAGGGCCCATAATAACATCGTTACCGATGATAATACCGCCCTGGCCACCCAGATATGCACGGGCGTTAATGCCGGTACGGTGCCCAATAGTGATACCCGTACCCTTTTGTGAGACGATACCTGTACAGAAGATGATCGAATCGCGTGCTATAGATACGTGGTCGCCAATATGAATACCTTGGGTTGATAATGCATTGAGGCTTACGTTGTCTTCGAGAATGAAATTTTTGCCTACACTTAACTGATAGGCATGCCGCACTTTAGTGTTGCTGCCTAAAAAAATAAGGCCGGAAGAACTTTTCAGAAACGGTTTCAGGAATAGTCCCCTTAAAGCTTGAGTAAAACGTACTATAGTAATGCATATTAAATCACGGACCGAATACGGATTTTCCCATTTATAATCCGGATCGTTCTTTAGTTTACGTATGAGCTTTTCAATGATCATAAGCTACTTGTACGGGTTTAATGGTGGGTTGCATAATTACGCTCACAAACAGGCCGGATAAAAACCAGTTCATATAAGATATATATGATGATGACTCTACCTCTGAGGTAAACAGAGGCAGCATAATTCCGATTTTAAATAACAAAACCGCGATGCACAATTTTCTTTCCTTACCCTTTAAAATGTTAAACCATTTGATGCCTGTTCTTATAAAAACAACGTAGATAAAAAGATACAGTAATAATGTTTGTACACCGGCCTGCACACCAATAATGATAAACTGATTTTCGCCGCCTATATTTTCTCCTAATGTACCGCCTACGCGGCCTGAAGTACCCAAGCCAATACCAAACGGATGGTTTATCATAGAGATAACACCTTGTATCCACTCCACCAAGTGGCCAACACTCGATGGGTTGCTAAAATCTACGGTATTCATCACCACTTCGATAAGGCCTGTGTTATTTTGCTCAAAGCGGGTAAATAAGTAAATAAGATACAAAGCCGCGAAGGCTAATATGGTGTGTACCGAATGGGTGATAAATTTTCTTTTAGTGAGTAAAGCGTACACATAAATCATCAAACCGTAACCGGCCAACGGTGCCCTGGATATTGCAAACAGAATAGATAAAAGGGTTGCCGCCAGTGCAAGTAAATTTAAATTGTTAAACTTAAACTGGTTTTTATCATCAGTATACAGGGCAAGTATAACGGCCAGTGCCAGCAGTGTAGCTGCGGCATGCTCAAGCGGATTAGCAAAAAAGCTGGCAAAGCGTTTATAGCCGCCCTCTGATTCAAATGTCCAGCTTAACCCAAAATGACCACTCGGCTCAAAATTGAAAAAGTAGTAACTATAATCGGCATAGCCTGTTAGGGTTTGTAAATGCAGATTCATGCCAACCTCGCCCAACAGCACCGCTCCGGCAGCAATAGTAACCAATACGATGTAGCTGAAATATTGGTTAATGTAAACGCTTTTAAGATTGATAAATCTGCCTGCAAAGTATACAATAACAAAAAATGATGTGCTTTTTAACGCAACTAAACGGTTAACCAAGCCTTGCTCGCCAATGGGTAAAATGGCATAAACGCCTGTTATTACTAAAAACAAAAACAAGGCATAATCCAGAACATGAAACTTAGGCCGGGTTGTTAGGCTAAATATACCTATCAGAAAAACCGCGATAACTATGATTTCTTTAAAAAACTGAAAAGCTGGGATCAGGCTTTTTAAGCCGAGCATAAACGACACCGACATGGCGGTGGTATAAACCGATAAGCCAAATATAAAAAATATGAGTATACCCTGCCGGTTTCCATTAAACACTTCTTTTGCCGCAACAAAAAAAGAAATAACAAATATTAACGGAAATATGAACATGCCCAACAACTACAGGTGTAAGTTATTTTTTGACCAAATTACTTCTTTTGGCGTAAAAAGTCCTTCTCTTAAGCCTTTAAGCAGTAAGGTTGCTTTTGTATTGCGTCGTCTCACCAAAAAATAAACCCATAAAGCAAAATAGTAAAGGCCATTATAAACAAAGTTTACCGGAAGCAAGGCCGGCACTCCATACTGCCTGATGAACCATAAGTGGTTCCGGCTGATATAATAGTGGATAACAGGGCTTAACTGACCTTCTTTTTTAGGGGCAGATACCTTGGCTGAAACACCAGCCTCATGATACATTTTGCAGGATGGCAGGTAATGTAAAACATATCCTTCTTTACGAAGTCGGTAGGATAGGTCGACATCTTCGTAATACAAAAAGAAGAGCTTGTTGAATAAGCCGCTTTTCTGCAAAGCCTCATTTTTAAGCATCATACAGCAACCGGTTAGCCACTCGGCCACATAAAACAAATTGGTAGCGGCTTGGATAGGTGTAGTGGTGTCAGATATGGTTGTACCCAGTACTTTATTGAAACGTCCCTCACCGTTCCAGATCGTATCGGGTTTATGCATCCAATAAATGGCAGGCTGCACCGCTGCTACTGCCGGATGCTTTTGTAAATGAAAACTTAGTTTCGAAACGATGTCTTCGTCAACCAAAGTATCGGTGTTCATCACCAACGAATAGGTGTAACCTTGGGCTATACTGTGCTGCAATGCACGATTGTTGCCTTCGGCAAAGCCAAGGTTTTCTTTATTGTCGATGTAGATAAGTTCAGGAAATGTTTCTCTTAAAATAGCCAGAGAGCCGTCGGTAGATCCATTATCTGTAATAATGATATCAAAAATATCGGTATTACAATATTTTAAAACCGAGCGTATGCAATTGGTGGTATGCTCGGGCGTATTCCAGTTAAGCAATATAAGAGCAACCGCTTTATACATTTTTTAAATCTGTTTTGTTAACGATATACTCATACATCAATAATGCACAAAACTCAATAACAACCGTAAATGCGCCTGTAAGTACGATGTGATTAAGCTGAAGCAGTGAATAGGTAATGATAAAAGACAGAACCAGCAGTATCAAAGCTATATTAAAAATGGCTTTGTTGCTGTTTTTTAGTAATTGATCAAGCACATTTAAAACGTTCAATGCGGAAATGACAGGTACTATAGCCATAATTTTGAGCAATGTAGCTGCCATATCATTATGCTCTTTTGAAAGGATGAAGACAATAAAATCTGCCAGAAAAAAAATCAAAACGGATCCGAAAAAAAAGATAGCAGTAAGCGCATATTTCATTTTACGGCGATATACCTGCCAATTAGCAGCATTCTGATTGTAAACAGCAACTGCTTTAGGATAAACGGCATTCGAAATGGTAATTAGTAAATTGCGGCATTGCCCAATGATGCGATCGCAAAGCGTGTAAGCACCCAGCAGCATGGTGTTGCCCCACTCGGTTAGTGCAAAAATAATGATAGACTGCTGAAGGTGAACAGATATGTTATTAACGGTGAGATAGAAGTTTGCCTTGCTGATAAGTTGTAAGTCTGCTATTTTGGAAGAATAGTATGAGATATTAAATGTACGCCTGATGTAAAACCACAAAGCCAGGTACATGAATACGCTTAGCGCGCCTAAAGCAAAATTGACCCATTCGGCATGCTGATGCTGCTTAATAATCATATAAATAACTATAAGCGATAACGCATTTGAAAGTAAGTTCACTAAATTGAAGATCTTTATCTTCTGCATCCCAATAAAAAAGAACAAGGGATTTATAACTTCTGCAGCTATCATCGGTATTGACAGCAGGAGGTAGTTATAATAGGTTAGATGAAAAAGCTTTAAACCTGCAATAAGTAAAATGACCAGCAAAAAAACCATGAAACGAACGGTTAGTGTATTGTAAAACACCTTACTTAATTGGTCCTCAAATTTTGCATGTGTGGCAACATCTCTCACTCCAGATTGGTTGGTGCCATAATTAACAACGGTGCCGGCCAACTGTGCAAACCGACTGGAAAACATAATTAAGCCAAATTTTTCTAAACCCAGGTGGCGGGTAATGATAGGTATAAGCAATACCAACAACAGGGTGTTAGATATTTGTATACCTCCTAAGTTCAAAAAATTAGCAACGATAGCAGTACTTCGTGTCTTTCTATATATATCAGCAGCAAATTTGTTCAAGACGACTTACGGAAACAGCTTTAAATTTAAGTAATGTTTGTTGTTATTAGTGTGTTGTAAAAGCCGCTAAATCCTGATACACGTTACGGAAAGAGCTGCGTAAGCCAATGGTGATCATTTTAGTGTTGTCGGTAAAGCTGCTATTGCTTTCGTGCCGGTACACGCCGCTTAATTCTATACGAAGGTTGTATTTTGGATTGAGCAAATAAGCTACCTTGGCTTCGCTGTAATATAAGTTAGTACGCAAACCTTGGCCTATAAAGTTACCATTAGTAGCATAGGCATTGTTAAACAAATTGGGGTCGAATGGGCCGGTGTATCGCGCTTGGGTACGGTAATCTAATAATACGTTTTTACCCCAATTTTGCCCGTTAACATCAAGGCCATATTGTCCGTAATTAAGCTGGCCCGAAAAATCGAAACGTTTGTAGCTGTAATTTAGGATACCAACTACCTCTTTAAAGTTAGCGCCCCAAGGGTGAGCGAGTGGTTCGTTTTGCTGGGCGTAGTTCAACACACTGGATGTTTGGCTGTAAGTGTAAGGTCTTGCACTGTTATACTCGAACAAATAATTAAGGCGTTTAACGTTAAACAAGTCAGCGCCCCTGATGCCTAACTGCCACGCGCTTTTATTGCGCGAACTGCCTTTGCCTGATAAAAAGTTTTTAGCTTCAAATTCGTCCAGTGCAAATTGACCATAGGCTGTTAAGTGGTCGGTAATTTTGTATTTACTATTAAAACCAATCAAGGCGTTATCCGGCGACCCATTGCTGGCTTCGAGCGGGCGCAAAAAAATAATAGGATTTCCGTAAGTAAAATCAAACCCGCGCTTATAGCCTTTGTCGTCGGCATCGGCCCATATTATAGCATCAAAAAAGCCTAACGAAAAGCGATTGGTCACGCTCCAGTCGAGATAATGGAATACACCCCATTTTTTCCGGTTGCCGGTCTCAACGCTGAATTTTTGTGCTGTTGGGTCTTGCATGTAACTCCACATCACCATGTAATTTACGTTACCCAGGCTGGCCGTAAGTTTTAAAAAGCTGTACGGCGAACTAAAATCTGACAAAAGCATGGAACGGTAACCGTCGCCAATAAAGTTTTTATCATATCCGGCAGCAATGTTTAAATACTTGGTTGGCGTGTAGGATAGTAATGCCGTAACATACGACCAGTCTTTAGTGCGACCAAATGAGCCGTTTGCTACGTTACGATCATAAGCTTGTCCCGGAACTATGCCCGTTTGATTTATATAAGTGTTTAAATAATCTGGAAATGCAGCTTGGTTTTCAAAACCACTGGTATAAAAATAGAAATTTTTACCAACCGTACCGCCTAATTGGAAACCACGAGTATTGATCCAGGTAGTGCGCGAATTACTAAAATCGCGGCCAATAACTAAATCAGGCAAGTAATCTGCAAAAAATGTATAGTCTGAATGATTGACTTCTATCAGGTGTTCATTAAATAATTTACGATGTACCCAACTGTGATGACCTGTAGTATCTGTATATTGATATATCAGTTTATCGTACTTAGGGAACAGCGTGCTGTCGTCTATACGGTAAGGTTTGATAGAAGAATGGAAACGGTTACGGGTAGAGTATACAGAATCGTTTAACTTTTGATAAAACTGGTAGCTGTAGGGTAACTGCTGTACTTGTGCCCGGGCTGTAAAGTTGAATGTTATTACAATAGCAAATACAAGCAAAAGCAGAAAGTGGTACGGTGCAGGTAAGTATCTTTTCATGGGTAAATTGAGCGGCCAAAGATATACAAAGCCGGGTTAATCTTGTTTGTGACGAGTAAAAAGCTAACAAAAGTAGCTGTAACATGTTTTAGCAAGGCACTTTTAACCATTGAGTAATAGTAACTAACTATAACATTGGTTACATATTAAACGTAAAACGCCTATAAAATTATTGTAATTATAAATAATAAGATTTTATTTTTACTGCGCTAAATTTTTCATATTATTAATTAAGGTTGTAAAATATTTCCGATAGTTAAAAATGTGTAAACGCCGTTGTTATTTTTTAATATTAAAATCCAAATATAACTACTAATTTAGCACACCACTTTACCAGCCTAAGCTGGCTTTGCACATAAGTTTGATATGAGTCACAGATATGCTACTTTCATAAAAGCAATTAACCTTTCGGCTGATTATATAATTTTGAACGTGAGCATGATTATAGCTTATCTTATTGTAGATAAGTCATACATTGCATGGATTGCCAATAAAAATTATTTACCCATCGTTTTAGTATTTAATCTCATCTGGCTGCTATCGGCCAACGTAACCCGTTTGTATGAGCATGTACTTAACAAAGATTCGATTAAAACTTACCGGGGTGTTTTTAAAACTTACCTGCTCTTTGTAAGCTTAATTTGTTTTACCGTACTTATCATAATCGGTACTAAAGCTTATTTTATTACGCGCCAGTACTTGTTTTATGCCTTGGCTTTATTCGGCTTTTTACTGGGTACCTGGAAGCTTATATTTTTGGCTATACGCCGCAGCGACCGGGCCTTACTTACCGATTTTAGGCAGGCCGTTATTGTAGGCGGTGGCCGCATAGGCAAAGACTTGTACAACTTTGTTACTCAAAACCCGGAAAGGGGCTATTTGATCAAAGGCATATTTGATGATACTGCTGTAGGCGTTGAGCAAAGCTTATACTTGGGCGGTGTTAACCAATGTATCTCTTATGTTAAAGAAAACCGCATTGACGAGATTTTTTGCACGCTACCTAACACAGAGGCTGAGAAAATTGAGCGTTTGATGCTGGATGCCGATAAAAATCTGATTCGCTTTAAACTGATTCCGGAGTTTTATTATACGCATAAACCCACCTTTGTTCAAAACTTCGGACACATACCTGTAATTTCTATCCGGCCTGAGCCTTTGGAGAATATGCTTAACCGCTTTATTAAACGGGTGTTTGATATCGGGTTTTCGCTGTTCGTGATCTTATTTGTGTTTAGTTGGCTGTTTCCTATTCTCGCTATATTGATCAAAACCAGTTCGCCTGGCCCTATATTTTTCGTGCAAACACGTTCTGGTAGGGATAATGAGCCGTTTAAGTGCTTTAAGTTTCGTAGCATGCGCGTTAATAATGATTCGGACAGTAAACAGGCTACGAAAGATGATGTGCGCAAAACCAAAGTCGGCGCGTTTTTACGTCGTACCAATCTGGATGAGTTGCCGCAGTTTTTTAACGTAATTTTAGGTAATATGACCATTGTAGGCCCGCGCCCGCATATGTTAAAGCATACCGAAGAATACTCTAAACTAATTGACCAGTTTATGGTGCGTCACTTTTTAAAGCCGGGCATCACCGGCTGGGCTCAGGTAAACGGCCTGCGCGGCGAAACTAAAACTACGGAAGATATGCTGCAAAGGGTAGAGGCTGACGTTTGGTACCTGGAAAACTGGTCGTTTTTACTCGACCTGAAGATTATATTCCTGACATTTTACGGAACGTTTAAAGGCGATAAAAACGCATTTTAAACAGCAGTTTAATTTTAATCGATTTAAATACAAGGAGTTCCGGTCAAATCAAAATTTTAGTTTTAAAATAAAGCAGATAACACTATATTTGCCCTCTCAAAATCCTAATGCGGAAGTGGCGTAATTGGTAGCCGCACCAGACTTAGGATCTGGCGCCGCGAGGCGTGGGGGTTCGAGTCCCTTCTTCCGCACAAACATTAAAAACCGCTTTTCAAGCGGTTTTTTTATTTTAAAGCCTTTTTGTTTGCATTATAAAATCCTGTAAAACCTTTATATTAGAGATCGACTTTAAACTTGCCATTGTGCGAATTATATTTCTCACCATATCGTTGCTGCTTTGTATTACAGCACATGCTCAAAAAAGTTCCAACCAAGAGTTATTGGCTCCGATGGGCCCCAGGGATGAATTGATGGCAGAGATTCATGATGAGTGTTTATTCGCCAATAGGTATACTAAATCTCAAAGGCTTCAAATGTATCCTTTCAATAAAGCCTCTAAAGTCATGCTTATCTCTTTTAAGGAAGATGCTCCATTCCCGATAAAAAGAGGTCCGGTTAGAAACGAAGCTTTTTTAGAAAAGTGTACGTTAAATCAATATCAAGTGGATAGTTTAACGAGTTTGCTCTACAATCTCAACTACACACCAGTAAAAGACTTGAATATGATTGTTGCGGATCCAGGTGCCAACTGCTATGAACCCCGTAATGGTATTTTGTTTTTAAATAAGGCAAATAAGGTGTTTGGATATATTGAAATATGTTTTGGTTGTCAACGACGGTTTAAATCACCCGGCAGAATCAATGACGGTAAGTATTGTGCCGGTAAATATGAGTTGTTGGATAAATTTTTTTATGATGCTGGTATAAAGTATGGGACCAGTGAGTCGAAAATAAATCTCAGCTATCAGGATATTTTAAAACTTGATACTGGAGATGTTGCTGCGGCGATATTAGAAAAGCTTGACTGGAAAACAAATTTTGGAAGAAATTTAACTCGACTTTCTCAAGTAGAAACGGTCTTGTATCATGCCGCTAATACTATTATAATCAAGTATAGCTTAGCAAGATTTTTCAGTTCATCTGAAAGTAACTACTATAAACAAGCAGTAGGTAGCTTGCAAAGTATAAAGGCTTTTAAAGCAGCTAATATTTTAAAGGCATCCTTGAAATATTGGCCGGGTAGAAAATTGCCTCGAGAGCTTAGCGAACGCCGGAGGGTTTTATTTAAAATTTACGATAAGAAAACTCCAAAGTGGAATGCATTAATAGAAGATATTGAGGACTTAAATGGGTTAATATTTGAATTTCTCAAAATGAACCAAAGTAAGCTTGTTGGGTAAACTGTCGGGCTTCTGTTAATTAGATTATGTCTGCTGGTAATAAATGATTTAGATTTTCTATAAATTTCAATTTGAGATATGGGTTGCCTAATCATAGCTCATTTAAGCAGCTTCATCAAACTGCTGATACAGCTGTTGCAACGTTTCCTGTTTCATGGGTTTAGAAATAAAGTCGCAAACAAAGGGATAGGTTGCAGAGCGGGTAATATCAACAGGGTTGATAGAAGAGCTGAAAATATAAATTTTGATGTTTTTGGGTAGCGATGTGTAAATCCGGCTAAACTCTTCTAAAAAATCCCAGCCGTCAAATTCCGGCATTTGCAGGTCAAGTAAAATAATATCGGGCAGGTTATGGGCTTGTTCCTGGCGTAGTTGGTTTAATACAGCACGGGCGTCGTAATGGTAGTTAGCCTCGGTAAAAATCTTTAGCCTTTGGCAAAGCCTCTTCATTATTAAATGCTCCAAAGGGTTGTCATCAATCATCACTAATCTGCTTTTAGCGTGAGAGGCATTTTGATCTGTAAACGAAGCCTGCAGCAACATGGTAATTTAAGTTATACGTTTATGCGATAATGCTTTATGATATAATTAAGTGGTTTAACGCACGTTAAATTCATTTTGTTACAGGGAAAATTTATTTCTGTACCACGGGGTGGGCCAACAAGCTATTTATAGACGATTATGTTTAATTTAGCTCACTGCATGGACATTAAAAACAATCCGAAAATTATAAAAGCCTGGGCAATGTTCGACTGGGCTAACTCAGCCTACAACCTGGTTATTACCTCCACCATATTTCCCGCCTATTATACCGCCATCACTACTACCCAGGAACAAGGCGATAAAGTAATGTTTCTGGGGCATGAGTTTGTGAACACTGCCCTGTCTGATTATGTATTAGCTACAGCGTATATGGTGGTAGTGTTGTTACTGCCTATTCTAACTTCCATTGCCGATTACCGGGGTAATAAAAAAGCGTACATGCAATTATTCACCTGGATTGGTGGCCTGGCTTGCTGTGGCTTGTACTTTTTTAAATTGGATACTTTAACCGTCAGTATGTTTTGCTTTGCATTGGCCGCCATTGGTTATTGCAGCGGTGCGGTGTTCTATAATTCGTACCTGCCTCAAATAGCCACGGTAGATCAGCAGGACGCGGTAAGTGCCAAAGGATTTACTTATGGTTATATAGGCAGTGTATTACTTCAAATTATCTGCTTTGTGTTTGTATTGTCGCCTAAAACGTTTGGCATTACCGATGCCACTTTTGCTCCCCGTTTATCTTTTCTACTGGTAGGCATCTGGTGGCTGGGCTTTGCGCAGATACCTTTTTTAAAATTACCTAAAGGAACGCCTAAAAGCGTCGATCATCAATATAACGTTATTAGCGGTGGGTTTAAAGAATTAGGCCATGTTTGGCGTCAGATAAGCCACATGCCTGTTTTAAAGCGTTATCTGAGTGCTTTCTTTTTTTACTCGATGGGTGTACAAACCGTGATGCTGGTGGCTACCGGCTTTGCGGCCAAAGAATTGCGTATGCCTGCCGAAAGTTTAATAGCCACGATATTGATTATCCAATTAGTGGCTATTGCCGGTGCGGCGTTAATGTCAAGGCTTTCGTCCATTTATGGAAATATTAAAGTATTGATGGTTGTAGTGTTGATCTGGATAGGAGTTTGTGTGGCAGCTTATTTTACTCAGACGTCCATCCAGTTTTATGCACTGGCGGCTGTAGTTGGCTTAGTAATGGGAGGCATACAATCATTGTCCCGGTCAACTTATTCTAAATTTTTACCCGAGGATATTACAGATACTGCCGCATTTTTTAGCTTTTATGATGTAACCGAAAAGCTGGCTATTGTTATCGGATTGTTTACATTTGGCATCGTCGAATCGTTAACGCATAGTATGCGCAATTCGACCTTAGTGCTAACCATATTTTTTTTAGCCGGATTGTTATTGCTGTTTTTTGTGCTTACTGCGCAAAAGCAAAGAGGAAGTCTGCATACAGAGATGCAGTAAACCATTGTTTAAATTATGAAAGTTGAATTATTTGTTCCGTGTTTTATAGACCAGTTGTACCCAGATACTGCTTTCAGTACACTACAAGTGCTACAAAAGGCAGGCTGCGAGGTAGGCTATAATCCGGAACAAACCTGTTGTGGTCAGCCTGCTTTTAATGCCGGTTTTTGGGACGATGCCAAAGCTGTAGGAGGCAAATTTTTAAATACCTTTTTTGACGACGATATTATTGTTACGCCATCGGCGTCGTGTACAGGTATGGTTCGCAACTATTACAATGACTTGTTTACTAATACCACTGCGCACAATAAATGCCGGGCCATACAAAGCAACATCTATGAGCTGTCTGATTTTTTAGTAAATATTTTACAGGTAGATCATTTTGGCGCCGAGCTGGAAGGCCGTGCTGTTTATCATGATAGTTGTGCTGGTTTACGCGAGTGTAAAATAAAACGCGAGCCCAGACAATTACTCTCTAAAGTTTATGGCTTAGAGTTAGTGGAGCTTAAGGATAACGAAACCTGCTGTGGCTTTGGCGGCACCTTTGCTGTTAAATTTGACGCTATATCGAGTGCCATGGCGCAGCAAAAGGTAGACAATGCGATGGCTGCCAATGCCGATTACATCATCTCTACCGATTCATCGTGCCTGTTGCATTTGCAGAGCTACATCGACAAAAATCAACTGCCTATTAAAACAATGCATTTGGCCGATGTGCTGGCGCATGGCTGGGGAAATGTTTAATTGTCAAACTTTGCTCTCAGCATCTTAACAACTGATGGCTGTGCATAAATTCTGTACAGGGCAAAACCTGCTCTTCAAATAAATTATCTTATTTTTGTACTTAACAGTAAAATCACTCTTGTAGGTGATTGTATAAAATAAACTTTTAACACTGGTTTTAACACTTTTGGCATGCGCCAAGCGTGTAAAAGCCGAATCATAGTTGTAGATGATTAAAATTACACTTCCTGATGGTTCCGTTCGTGATTACGATAAAGGAATCACCTCTATGCAAATTGCACAATCTATATCTGAGGGCCTGGCACGTAATGTTTTAGCTGCCGAAGTTGATGGTACGGTATGGGATGCCACCCGCCCTATTGAACATGATGCCAGCGTAAAACTCTTAACGTGGAACGACGTTCAAGGTAAGTCTACTTTTTGGCATTCGTCGGCCCACTTGATGGCCGAGGCCTTAGAAGCGCTTTATCCGGGTACAAAGTTTGGTATCGGTCCGGCTATCGAAACCGGCTTTTATTACGATGTGGATTTTGGCGACCGCACCTTTTCTCAAGATGATTTTAAGCAGATTGAGGACAAAATGCTGGAACTGGCTAAAGCCAAATCCGAATATATCCGCAAACCAGTCAGCAAAGCCGAAGCCACTGAGTACTTTACCGAGAAAGGCGACGAATACAAACTGGATTTAATTAAAGATTTGCCCGATGGCTCGATTACTTTTTATAGCCAGGGTAACTTTACCGATTTATGCCGCGGTCCGCATATTCCTAACACTGGCTTTGTTAAAGCCGTGAAGCTGATGAACGTAGCCGGCGCCTACTGGCGCGGCGACGAAAGCCGTAAGCAGCTTACCCGTATTTATGCAGTTACCTTCCCTAAACAAGGTGAGTTAACCGAATATTTGCGCATACTGGAAGAGGCCAAGAAACGCGACCACCGCAAACTGGGTAAAGAACTGGAGCTATTTGCTTTCTCCGAGAAAGTAGGTATGGGTTTACCGTTGTGGTTGCCTAAAGGTACCGCCTTGCGCGAACGTTTGGTGAACTTTTTACAGCGTGCACAGGTATCTGCAGGGTATGAGCAGGTGATTACACCACACATTGGACATAAAAACCTGTACGTAACATCCGGCCATTACGAAAAATATGGTAAAGATAGCTTTCAGCCGATTCAAACTCCGCAAGAAGGGGAGGAGTTTTTCCTGAAGCCAATGAACTGCCCTCACCACTGCGAAATTTACAAAACCAAGCCGCGCTCTTATAAAGACTTGCCGGTGCGTTTTGCCGAATTTGGTACCGTTTACCGTTACGAGCAAAGTGGTGAGTTGCATGGCTTAACCCGGGTACGTGGCTTTACACAAGATGATGCTCACTTATTTTGCCGCCCCGACCAGGTAAAAGAGGAATTTAAAAAGGTAATTGACCTGGTATTATACGTGTTTAAAGCCTTGGGTTTTGAAGATTATACTGCACAGGTATCCCTGCGCGACCCCGAAAATAAAACCAAATACATCGGTACCGACGAAAACTGGCAACTGGCAGAAAGTGCCATCATTGAAGCTGCTACTGAAAAGGGGCTGCCAACTGTGATAGAATATGGCGAAGCTGCATTCTATGGTCCTAAGCTCGATTTTATGGTAAAAGACGCTTTAGGTCGTAA harbors:
- a CDS encoding oligosaccharide flippase family protein, with product MNLGGIQISNTLLLVLLIPIITRHLGLEKFGLIMFSSRFAQLAGTVVNYGTNQSGVRDVATHAKFEDQLSKVFYNTLTVRFMVFLLVILLIAGLKLFHLTYYNYLLLSIPMIAAEVINPLFFFIGMQKIKIFNLVNLLSNALSLIVIYMIIKQHQHAEWVNFALGALSVFMYLALWFYIRRTFNISYYSSKIADLQLISKANFYLTVNNISVHLQQSIIIFALTEWGNTMLLGAYTLCDRIIGQCRNLLITISNAVYPKAVAVYNQNAANWQVYRRKMKYALTAIFFFGSVLIFFLADFIVFILSKEHNDMAATLLKIMAIVPVISALNVLNVLDQLLKNSNKAIFNIALILLVLSFIITYSLLQLNHIVLTGAFTVVIEFCALLMYEYIVNKTDLKNV
- a CDS encoding gliding motility protein RemB, which codes for MKRYLPAPYHFLLLLVFAIVITFNFTARAQVQQLPYSYQFYQKLNDSVYSTRNRFHSSIKPYRIDDSTLFPKYDKLIYQYTDTTGHHSWVHRKLFNEHLIEVNHSDYTFFADYLPDLVIGRDFSNSRTTWINTRGFQLGGTVGKNFYFYTSGFENQAAFPDYLNTYINQTGIVPGQAYDRNVANGSFGRTKDWSYVTALLSYTPTKYLNIAAGYDKNFIGDGYRSMLLSDFSSPYSFLKLTASLGNVNYMVMWSYMQDPTAQKFSVETGNRKKWGVFHYLDWSVTNRFSLGFFDAIIWADADDKGYKRGFDFTYGNPIIFLRPLEASNGSPDNALIGFNSKYKITDHLTAYGQFALDEFEAKNFLSGKGSSRNKSAWQLGIRGADLFNVKRLNYLFEYNSARPYTYSQTSSVLNYAQQNEPLAHPWGANFKEVVGILNYSYKRFDFSGQLNYGQYGLDVNGQNWGKNVLLDYRTQARYTGPFDPNLFNNAYATNGNFIGQGLRTNLYYSEAKVAYLLNPKYNLRIELSGVYRHESNSSFTDNTKMITIGLRSSFRNVYQDLAAFTTH
- a CDS encoding undecaprenyl-phosphate glucose phosphotransferase, which codes for MSHRYATFIKAINLSADYIILNVSMIIAYLIVDKSYIAWIANKNYLPIVLVFNLIWLLSANVTRLYEHVLNKDSIKTYRGVFKTYLLFVSLICFTVLIIIGTKAYFITRQYLFYALALFGFLLGTWKLIFLAIRRSDRALLTDFRQAVIVGGGRIGKDLYNFVTQNPERGYLIKGIFDDTAVGVEQSLYLGGVNQCISYVKENRIDEIFCTLPNTEAEKIERLMLDADKNLIRFKLIPEFYYTHKPTFVQNFGHIPVISIRPEPLENMLNRFIKRVFDIGFSLFVILFVFSWLFPILAILIKTSSPGPIFFVQTRSGRDNEPFKCFKFRSMRVNNDSDSKQATKDDVRKTKVGAFLRRTNLDELPQFFNVILGNMTIVGPRPHMLKHTEEYSKLIDQFMVRHFLKPGITGWAQVNGLRGETKTTEDMLQRVEADVWYLENWSFLLDLKIIFLTFYGTFKGDKNAF
- a CDS encoding glycosyltransferase family 2 protein encodes the protein MYKAVALILLNWNTPEHTTNCIRSVLKYCNTDIFDIIITDNGSTDGSLAILRETFPELIYIDNKENLGFAEGNNRALQHSIAQGYTYSLVMNTDTLVDEDIVSKLSFHLQKHPAVAAVQPAIYWMHKPDTIWNGEGRFNKVLGTTISDTTTPIQAATNLFYVAEWLTGCCMMLKNEALQKSGLFNKLFFLYYEDVDLSYRLRKEGYVLHYLPSCKMYHEAGVSAKVSAPKKEGQLSPVIHYYISRNHLWFIRQYGVPALLPVNFVYNGLYYFALWVYFLVRRRNTKATLLLKGLREGLFTPKEVIWSKNNLHL
- a CDS encoding acyltransferase; this encodes MIIEKLIRKLKNDPDYKWENPYSVRDLICITIVRFTQALRGLFLKPFLKSSSGLIFLGSNTKVRHAYQLSVGKNFILEDNVSLNALSTQGIHIGDHVSIARDSIIFCTGIVSQKGTGITIGHRTGINARAYLGGQGGIIIGNDVIMGPNVQLFSENHNFDQPGIPIKNQGVTRQPVIIGNGCWIGAGATVLAGVEIGDGCVIAAGSVVTKSVPANMVVAGVPARVIKSRAI